One region of Limnospira fusiformis SAG 85.79 genomic DNA includes:
- a CDS encoding trypsin-like peptidase domain-containing protein produces the protein MTKTRNWQLLLIGLTASSLGMIGVVVPWLGVAIATEGITLISANTDELTATEVNAIAAEITVRIEGPKGGSGVIVEKQDHTYYVLTNWHVVNRIGDYEIITADGRRHSVYYSLIQRIPGLDLAIVPFSSSQRYQIATMANPESVNVGDTVHVAGWPRSGSSLGQRLFFSSQGQVTHRQNRQQGYSLVYTNLVRSGMSGGPVLDSRGNLIGINGIVQFGLNPDTIAAAAIEINRFWQWRKTATLPSIPTPPQPVAREDIPTVVSPPTLPVTGGANGAPGAAEGGFAMASRFKQTSGQIMAIATTDSLGISGNSNGTVDIWNLATGGLRQSFSAHNREATRVLVTPNGQQLITAGEDGIIRIWDLAAGLQTGSFSPVQTITGHNSAILAIAISSDGKTLASGGWDGSVKLWDLATGSLQQTLEGHSQLVGAIAISPDGKTLATGSRDRTIRLWNLETGALKRTLEGHELSVLSLAISPNGEILASGSADGTITIWKLDNGQPIRRLSGHRDGVWSVAIASNNQTLVSGSWDKTVKVWNLTSGTIEANLGGHTGYVTAIAISSDQTMILSGDWDGEVKVWKRP, from the coding sequence ATGACTAAGACTAGAAATTGGCAATTATTATTAATTGGTCTGACTGCCTCAAGTTTAGGTATGATTGGGGTAGTTGTTCCCTGGTTAGGGGTAGCGATCGCCACAGAGGGAATTACCCTAATTAGTGCTAATACTGATGAACTAACAGCCACAGAAGTTAATGCGATCGCCGCCGAAATCACCGTCCGCATTGAAGGTCCCAAAGGTGGTTCTGGGGTAATTGTCGAAAAACAGGATCACACCTACTATGTGCTAACCAACTGGCACGTCGTCAACCGAATTGGGGACTATGAAATCATCACCGCAGACGGTCGTCGCCACTCAGTCTACTATAGCCTAATTCAACGGATACCCGGACTAGACTTAGCGATCGTCCCCTTCAGTAGTTCCCAACGCTATCAGATAGCAACCATGGCGAACCCTGAGAGCGTCAATGTAGGAGATACCGTCCATGTAGCAGGATGGCCGAGATCCGGTAGTAGTTTAGGACAAAGGCTTTTTTTCAGTAGCCAAGGACAAGTTACCCACCGCCAAAATCGCCAACAGGGTTACAGCCTAGTATATACCAATCTAGTCCGCAGTGGTATGAGTGGCGGTCCGGTTTTAGACTCTCGCGGTAATCTGATTGGCATTAATGGTATTGTTCAATTTGGGCTAAACCCGGATACCATTGCAGCCGCAGCTATTGAAATTAATCGATTTTGGCAGTGGCGGAAAACAGCAACATTGCCATCTATCCCCACACCGCCTCAGCCGGTCGCTAGAGAGGATATACCCACAGTAGTTAGTCCCCCCACTTTGCCGGTTACAGGGGGTGCGAATGGCGCACCAGGAGCCGCTGAGGGAGGATTTGCCATGGCATCCCGGTTTAAACAAACATCAGGACAAATAATGGCGATCGCCACTACAGACTCCCTGGGAATTAGTGGCAATAGCAATGGCACAGTTGACATCTGGAATTTAGCCACCGGGGGATTAAGACAGTCCTTTTCCGCCCATAATAGGGAAGCTACCAGGGTGTTAGTCACTCCTAATGGTCAGCAACTAATCACCGCCGGAGAAGATGGGATAATTAGAATTTGGGATCTGGCGGCGGGTTTACAAACAGGTAGCTTTTCTCCTGTACAAACCATAACCGGACATAATAGCGCCATATTAGCGATCGCCATTAGTTCCGACGGCAAAACCCTAGCCAGTGGAGGCTGGGACGGTAGCGTTAAATTATGGGATCTGGCAACTGGTTCCCTACAACAGACCCTAGAGGGACATTCCCAACTGGTGGGAGCGATCGCCATTAGTCCCGATGGTAAAACCTTAGCGACAGGTAGCCGCGATCGTACTATCCGGCTGTGGAACTTAGAAACAGGAGCGCTAAAGCGGACCCTAGAAGGTCACGAACTCTCAGTTTTATCTTTAGCGATCAGTCCCAATGGAGAAATCCTCGCCTCTGGTAGTGCTGATGGGACTATTACCATCTGGAAACTAGACAACGGACAACCGATCCGCCGTCTCAGCGGACATAGAGACGGGGTTTGGTCAGTGGCGATCGCTTCTAATAACCAAACTCTGGTGAGTGGGAGTTGGGATAAAACCGTGAAAGTCTGGAATCTCACCAGTGGCACCATAGAAGCCAACCTAGGAGGTCATACCGGTTATGTGACCGCTATTGCTATCAGCTCTGATCAAACCATGATTCTCAGTGGGGACTGGGATGGAGAAGTGAAAGTCTGGAAGCGTCCCTAA
- a CDS encoding DUF3181 family protein yields MSNSGNTQAIEKLAAEIGENVYMDITKWNLYLGDANLHTPVAEKLYPILEEAADLEEETVINILKDTPVKLGGGKTTLSLADLIPSRVITDLMKLLEEFKKDM; encoded by the coding sequence ATGTCTAATTCTGGCAATACCCAAGCGATCGAAAAACTCGCCGCCGAAATTGGCGAAAACGTTTATATGGATATTACCAAATGGAATTTATACCTAGGTGATGCCAATTTACACACCCCAGTTGCGGAAAAACTCTATCCCATATTAGAAGAAGCCGCCGACTTAGAGGAAGAAACAGTCATTAACATTCTGAAAGATACCCCCGTGAAGTTGGGGGGTGGTAAAACAACCCTTTCCCTAGCGGATCTAATTCCCAGCCGGGTAATTACCGATTTAATGAAGCTGTTGGAAGAGTTCAAAAAAGATATGTAA
- a CDS encoding 2TM domain-containing protein, protein MPPRWPREPDRQDPDYRRLDDRMNFAVHVAIFAACNSGLWFFHNLSQASWSWAVWVTGIWALILLAHMVYIFAIADYTSARINN, encoded by the coding sequence ATGCCTCCCCGTTGGCCCCGTGAACCCGATCGCCAAGATCCCGACTACCGTCGTTTAGACGATCGCATGAATTTCGCCGTCCATGTAGCCATTTTCGCCGCCTGCAACTCAGGACTGTGGTTTTTTCACAACCTATCTCAAGCCTCATGGTCTTGGGCGGTTTGGGTAACAGGCATTTGGGCATTAATATTATTAGCGCACATGGTCTATATTTTTGCCATTGCCGACTATACTTCCGCCCGCATTAACAATTAA
- a CDS encoding CHAT domain-containing protein — MDEQRVQAYLSLIQELLTCPSEANDILNRHLELVDEGFVQVCEQVAAQLQEAGQEDEAGFLRNVAQQVGAFLAQRGTGGNQQAALQQFWGQLLQAEIQGDTVAVHQVMRQNMELIVPALGDVIAQSMPGLLAQYPDQAEGVAGLVENTCISISDFPHGRYAEVQEIAIRGYGVVLELGVYTPEGRAGILTNLGVARSTQAEMGIDPTANLERAITAYDEASGIRQELGLDKDLSSTLTNLGNARRTQAEMGIDPTANLERAMTAYDEAAGIRRRLGLDKDLSATLNNLGNARRTQANMGIDPTANLERAITAIDEAAGILRRLGLDKDLSDTLNNLGVARLTQAEMGIDPTANLERAITAYDEAAGIMRRLGLDKDLSGTLTNLGIARRTQANMGIDPTANLERAITAIDEAAGIRRRLGLDKDLSSTLTNLGVARRTQAEMGIDPTANLERAITAYDEAAGIMRRLGLDKDLSSTLNNLGVARRTQAEMGIDPTANLERAMTAYDEAAGIRRRLGLDKDLSSTLTNLGAARSTQANMGIDPTANLERAITAIDEAAGIMRRLGLDKDLSSTLNNLGSARLTQANMGIDPTANLERAMTAYDEAAGIMRRLGLARDLATTLNNFGFAYQAKSRLAGNNPTQTQQALENAYRSFQEALDQVEYLRGEIGADSEGYKRNFNEQWNKVYRGMVEVCLELGRYQDAIEYADRSKARNLVELIATRDAYPGGVIPENIRQQLQSLKLAIYQEERRLQEEDNPDTTHLNQLRQQKQQLEPYKPLHFEAMQELLDEETAILEWYILPDKFLTFTLTAQSLNLWTSSEEDLQQLIDWTNAYRRDYYTNKDQWRETIAQRLEELAQILHLDEILQNLRQNFPNCQKLILIPHRFLHLFPLHALPVHLPSFPNPLLLDGEKGANFPSSPLYQVGRGAGGEGSEGKFLQDLFPKGVTYAPNCQLLQQAQNRPRFNFKRLFAIQNPTEDLGWADVEVETIRTLFPNPDILETEKATTAKLLDNQRQELLRQTHHLYFSCHAAFNPNSPLDSGLLLADGVLTLENIIAKLNLSNCSLVTLSACETGQVAVDRTDEYISLSSGFILAGSPSVLVSLWSVNQVSTALLLIRTYELLQQQPGQLAQSLQKAQKWLRETTVSGFEQWRQECPLFSDEWRKILQPIFAQMGQNKEEGVNHRPYQSPYHWAAFCIVGEGEQVMASDAKKIAVFTALLEENPDNWIAKHGESLLELRQQLGDDEEKNAAAIEGWLQQHQNLYEQYTAKLAPRKRSLSLSGEKGVFKTKPTGKDNSLADQIEQAVKNPTNLGNSEPSPDPNREKPQS; from the coding sequence ATGGATGAACAACGAGTGCAAGCCTATCTCTCCCTAATTCAAGAACTCCTCACCTGTCCCAGTGAGGCAAATGATATCCTCAACCGTCATCTGGAGTTGGTGGATGAGGGGTTTGTGCAGGTGTGTGAGCAGGTGGCGGCACAGTTGCAGGAAGCGGGACAAGAGGACGAGGCGGGGTTTCTGCGGAATGTGGCGCAACAGGTGGGGGCGTTTTTGGCGCAGCGGGGGACTGGTGGAAATCAGCAAGCGGCGTTACAGCAATTTTGGGGACAACTGCTGCAAGCAGAAATACAGGGCGATACAGTCGCCGTACATCAGGTGATGCGGCAAAATATGGAGTTGATTGTTCCCGCCTTGGGGGATGTTATTGCCCAGTCAATGCCGGGACTTCTCGCGCAGTACCCCGACCAAGCCGAAGGAGTAGCAGGCTTAGTCGAAAATACCTGCATCAGTATCAGCGATTTTCCCCATGGCAGATATGCAGAAGTGCAAGAGATTGCCATTCGCGGCTATGGGGTGGTGCTGGAACTGGGAGTCTATACCCCCGAAGGACGGGCGGGAATCCTGACTAACCTCGGAGTTGCCCGCAGCACCCAAGCCGAGATGGGCATCGACCCCACCGCCAATCTGGAAAGGGCAATTACTGCCTACGATGAAGCCTCCGGGATTCGGCAGGAGTTGGGGTTAGACAAAGACCTTTCCTCTACCCTGACTAACCTCGGAAATGCCCGCCGCACCCAAGCTGAGATGGGCATCGACCCCACGGCGAATCTGGAAAGGGCAATGACTGCCTACGATGAAGCGGCAGGGATTCGGCGCCGGTTGGGGTTAGACAAAGACCTCTCCGCAACCCTGAATAACCTCGGAAATGCCCGCCGCACCCAAGCTAATATGGGCATCGACCCCACCGCCAATCTGGAAAGGGCAATTACTGCCATAGATGAAGCCGCCGGGATTCTGCGCCGGTTGGGGTTAGACAAAGACCTCTCCGATACCCTGAATAACCTCGGAGTTGCCCGCCTCACCCAAGCTGAGATGGGCATCGACCCCACGGCGAATCTGGAAAGGGCAATTACTGCCTACGATGAAGCGGCAGGGATTATGCGCCGGTTGGGGTTAGACAAAGACCTCTCCGGAACCCTGACTAACCTCGGAATTGCCCGCCGCACCCAAGCTAATATGGGCATCGACCCCACGGCGAATCTGGAAAGGGCAATTACTGCCATAGATGAAGCGGCAGGGATTCGGCGCCGGTTGGGGTTAGACAAAGACCTCTCCTCTACCCTGACTAACCTCGGAGTTGCCCGCCGCACCCAAGCGGAGATGGGCATCGACCCCACGGCGAATCTGGAAAGGGCAATTACTGCCTACGATGAAGCGGCCGGGATTATGCGCCGGTTGGGGTTAGACAAAGACCTCTCCTCTACCCTGAATAACCTCGGAGTTGCCCGCCGCACCCAAGCGGAGATGGGCATCGACCCCACGGCGAATCTGGAAAGGGCAATGACTGCCTACGATGAAGCCGCCGGGATTCGGCGCCGGTTGGGGTTAGACAAAGACCTCTCCTCTACCCTGACTAACCTCGGAGCTGCCCGCAGCACCCAAGCTAATATGGGCATCGACCCCACGGCGAATCTGGAAAGGGCAATTACTGCCATAGATGAAGCGGCAGGGATTATGCGCCGGTTGGGGTTAGACAAAGACCTCTCCTCTACCCTGAATAACCTCGGTTCTGCCCGCCTCACCCAAGCTAATATGGGCATCGACCCCACCGCCAATCTGGAAAGGGCAATGACTGCCTACGATGAAGCCGCCGGGATTATGCGCCGGTTGGGGTTAGCCCGCGACTTAGCAACAACCCTGAATAACTTTGGTTTTGCCTACCAAGCGAAATCTCGCCTAGCTGGGAACAATCCCACCCAGACACAACAAGCCCTAGAAAATGCCTACCGTAGCTTCCAGGAAGCCCTAGACCAGGTGGAATATCTCCGGGGTGAAATTGGAGCCGATAGTGAGGGCTATAAACGCAACTTTAATGAACAATGGAACAAAGTTTATCGCGGCATGGTGGAAGTGTGCCTAGAATTGGGCAGATACCAGGATGCCATTGAATACGCAGACCGCAGTAAAGCCCGGAACTTGGTGGAACTCATCGCTACCCGTGACGCTTATCCGGGGGGCGTGATTCCCGAAAACATCCGCCAACAGTTGCAATCCCTCAAACTCGCCATTTACCAAGAAGAACGCCGCCTGCAAGAGGAGGACAACCCGGACACGACCCACCTCAACCAACTGCGGCAACAAAAGCAGCAACTCGAACCCTACAAACCCCTGCATTTTGAGGCGATGCAAGAGTTACTGGATGAAGAAACGGCCATTTTGGAATGGTACATTTTGCCCGATAAATTCCTCACCTTCACCCTCACCGCCCAAAGTCTCAACCTCTGGACATCTTCCGAGGAAGACCTACAGCAACTCATCGACTGGACAAATGCCTATCGTCGAGATTACTACACCAACAAAGACCAATGGCGCGAAACCATAGCCCAACGCCTGGAAGAACTCGCCCAAATCCTGCATCTGGATGAAATCCTGCAAAACCTGCGACAAAACTTCCCCAACTGCCAAAAACTAATCCTTATCCCCCACCGCTTCCTGCACCTGTTCCCCCTCCATGCCTTACCCGTTCATCTTCCCTCATTCCCCAACCCTCTTCTCCTAGATGGGGAGAAGGGTGCTAATTTCCCCTCTTCTCCCCTCTACCAAGTTGGGAGAGGGGCTGGGGGTGAGGGCAGTGAGGGCAAATTCCTCCAAGACCTCTTCCCCAAAGGTGTCACCTATGCCCCCAACTGCCAACTGCTGCAACAAGCCCAAAACCGCCCCCGCTTTAACTTTAAGCGCCTCTTTGCTATCCAAAACCCCACCGAAGACCTGGGTTGGGCTGATGTAGAAGTCGAAACCATCCGCACCCTCTTCCCCAACCCGGACATCCTGGAGACAGAAAAAGCCACTACCGCCAAACTCCTGGACAACCAACGCCAGGAACTCCTCCGCCAAACCCATCACCTGTACTTCTCCTGTCACGCTGCCTTTAACCCTAACTCCCCCCTGGACTCCGGCTTACTCCTGGCGGATGGAGTCCTCACCTTAGAAAACATCATCGCCAAGCTGAACCTGAGCAATTGCAGCCTGGTCACCCTCTCCGCCTGCGAAACGGGACAGGTCGCCGTTGACCGAACCGACGAATATATCAGCCTCTCCAGTGGCTTTATCCTGGCGGGTAGCCCTAGCGTCCTGGTTAGCCTCTGGTCGGTCAATCAGGTTTCTACCGCCCTGCTGCTGATTAGAACCTACGAATTGCTGCAACAACAACCGGGTCAACTCGCCCAATCCCTGCAAAAGGCTCAAAAGTGGCTGCGAGAAACCACCGTCAGCGGCTTTGAACAATGGCGGCAAGAATGCCCCCTATTTTCTGACGAGTGGCGCAAAATCTTACAACCCATTTTTGCACAGATGGGGCAGAATAAAGAGGAGGGGGTCAATCATCGCCCCTATCAATCCCCCTACCACTGGGCTGCATTCTGTATCGTTGGAGAAGGAGAACAAGTTATGGCTAGTGATGCCAAAAAAATCGCCGTGTTTACCGCCCTCCTGGAAGAAAATCCCGATAATTGGATTGCTAAACACGGGGAAAGTTTACTGGAATTACGGCAGCAACTGGGTGATGATGAGGAAAAAAATGCCGCCGCTATTGAAGGGTGGCTGCAACAGCATCAGAACTTATACGAACAATACACGGCTAAACTCGCCCCCCGTAAACGCAGTTTAAGCCTCAGTGGTGAAAAGGGCGTTTTTAAAACTAAACCCACTGGAAAGGATAACTCTTTAGCTGACCAAATTGAACAAGCGGTTAAAAACCCCACTAACCTAGGCAATTCCGAACCTTCTCCAGACCCAAACCGTGAAAAACCTCAGTCTTAG
- the sufR gene encoding iron-sulfur cluster biosynthesis transcriptional regulator SufR: MMTTTQQHSTKQDILQYLLKRHQATAQELAEALDISPQATRRHLKDLQGSGLINYESVQIGMGRPQHIYRLTSQGRDRFPNSYDQFAISFLDTLAETVGPEQVSQILHKQWQRKAMEYRQRVGTGPVGDRVAKLAEIRQGEGYMAEWYAVETQEEVATGEQRYIFTEHNCAISSVAESFPSVCGHELEMFAAVLYDCTVERTHWLVNGEHRCGYLIISH, encoded by the coding sequence ATGATGACCACGACCCAACAGCATTCGACTAAGCAGGACATCCTCCAATATCTTCTGAAACGTCATCAGGCTACGGCTCAGGAACTCGCGGAGGCTCTCGATATCAGTCCCCAAGCCACCCGTCGGCATCTCAAGGATCTCCAGGGGTCGGGGTTGATCAATTATGAGTCTGTACAGATAGGGATGGGACGGCCCCAACATATCTATCGCCTAACCAGTCAGGGACGCGATCGCTTTCCGAATAGTTATGATCAATTTGCAATTTCTTTCCTGGATACTTTGGCTGAAACCGTGGGACCCGAACAGGTTAGCCAGATTTTACACAAACAGTGGCAAAGAAAAGCCATGGAGTATCGCCAACGGGTGGGGACTGGTCCAGTAGGCGATCGCGTAGCTAAATTGGCGGAAATTCGCCAAGGGGAAGGTTATATGGCTGAGTGGTATGCCGTAGAGACTCAAGAGGAAGTCGCCACGGGTGAGCAACGCTATATTTTCACAGAACATAACTGCGCGATTTCTAGTGTGGCTGAGTCTTTTCCGAGTGTCTGCGGCCATGAGTTAGAGATGTTTGCGGCTGTACTATATGATTGTACCGTAGAACGGACTCATTGGCTAGTTAATGGTGAGCATCGTTGTGGTTATCTGATTATTAGTCATTAA
- a CDS encoding homoserine dehydrogenase — MAFKIGLLGLGTVGQGTAAILLDREGRHPLLKEIELVRVGVRSLSKSRTIALPENLLTTDLEAIVTDPEIDIVVELIGGVEPARSLILKAIDHGKHIVTANKALISRHGAEIFSAATQKGVYVLLEAAVGGGIPVIQPMKECLGANRINTVMGIVNGTTNYILTRMQAEAANFDEVLQQAQELGYAEADPTADVDGLDAADKIAILASLAFGERIKLEQVYCEGIRGISATDIDYADRLGFTIKLLAIASRSLESDTDNISVRVHPTLVPKLHPLASINGVNNAIFIEGEPIGQVMFFGPGAGAGPTASAVVSDILNIAGIITTTNTPHGVAESAHPLKTCIHQHYCELAPIEELITRFYARFITRDLPGVIGKLGTCFGNHEVSIESIVQIDTHGKQAEIVVVTHDVREGNFRAALEELKHMDIVDRFPSLLRVL, encoded by the coding sequence GTGGCTTTCAAAATTGGTTTATTGGGATTGGGAACCGTTGGTCAGGGAACTGCTGCAATTTTATTAGATCGTGAGGGTCGCCATCCCCTGCTCAAAGAAATCGAACTGGTGAGGGTAGGGGTGCGATCGCTTTCCAAGTCCCGGACGATCGCATTACCAGAAAACCTATTAACCACAGATTTAGAAGCGATCGTCACCGATCCAGAAATAGATATTGTGGTAGAGTTGATTGGGGGAGTTGAACCAGCGCGATCGCTAATCCTCAAGGCGATCGACCATGGGAAACATATTGTCACCGCCAATAAAGCCCTCATCTCCCGTCATGGGGCGGAAATCTTCTCAGCCGCCACCCAAAAAGGCGTTTATGTTCTCCTAGAAGCGGCTGTAGGTGGGGGGATACCAGTTATTCAACCCATGAAGGAATGCCTGGGGGCTAACCGGATTAATACAGTTATGGGTATTGTTAACGGTACAACTAACTATATCCTAACTCGGATGCAGGCAGAGGCGGCGAACTTTGATGAAGTTCTGCAACAGGCGCAAGAATTGGGTTATGCGGAAGCAGACCCCACGGCTGATGTGGATGGTTTGGATGCAGCAGATAAAATCGCGATTTTGGCATCCCTAGCTTTTGGGGAAAGGATTAAACTTGAGCAAGTCTATTGTGAGGGAATTCGGGGAATTAGTGCCACGGATATTGACTATGCCGATCGCCTAGGTTTTACCATTAAACTATTAGCGATCGCCTCCCGTAGCCTTGAATCTGATACCGATAATATATCCGTGCGGGTGCATCCTACCCTAGTGCCGAAACTCCACCCCCTAGCCAGTATTAACGGCGTTAATAATGCCATTTTCATCGAAGGGGAACCTATCGGACAAGTGATGTTTTTCGGTCCGGGAGCGGGAGCGGGACCTACCGCCAGCGCCGTAGTTTCGGACATTCTCAATATTGCCGGAATTATCACCACCACTAACACCCCCCATGGTGTAGCCGAGTCCGCCCATCCCCTGAAGACTTGTATCCACCAACATTATTGTGAACTCGCCCCCATAGAAGAATTAATCACCCGATTCTACGCCCGATTTATTACCCGCGACCTACCAGGAGTGATTGGTAAATTGGGAACCTGTTTTGGCAACCATGAAGTCAGCATAGAATCAATTGTGCAAATTGACACCCACGGGAAACAAGCTGAGATTGTCGTGGTCACCCATGATGTGCGAGAGGGGAATTTCCGTGCCGCCCTAGAGGAGTTAAAACACATGGATATCGTCGATCGCTTTCCTAGTTTGTTGAGGGTTTTATAA
- a CDS encoding ROK family protein, with translation MSIYLGIDIGASTVKLGLFEPEKGVIGERLDRPSSASEGPDATVNVIQTATHELLAANDLQFQDLKAIGACCPAPIDASGMCVYPTNIDRSWQGVNIAQKLSETLQLPALLLNDGDAGAYREYSIREAQNQASSVMAQFITGTGLGGALIVNGKIWSAPAVSAEFGHICIDSSENADLCGCGARGCAETRASLLGLRNMVKHRQAKGNVPEALQGDPMEVAKNLRRLGQMDEPLSDVVAIWQEYFTSLGIAARNVVNTIGCDLIVISGGAQEKEKTASEGAYQRFKQNAIAWVRQEIDHSFPHLTQTRVEWSIDTLPDSAAYGAAQYASVTANS, from the coding sequence ATGAGCATTTACTTGGGGATTGACATTGGTGCTAGTACCGTTAAACTGGGATTATTTGAGCCAGAAAAAGGGGTCATCGGAGAAAGGTTAGATCGTCCCAGCAGCGCCTCTGAGGGTCCCGACGCTACCGTAAATGTGATTCAAACCGCCACCCATGAGCTACTCGCAGCCAATGATCTACAATTCCAGGATTTAAAGGCGATCGGTGCTTGTTGTCCGGCTCCCATTGATGCCTCGGGAATGTGTGTTTATCCTACCAATATTGATCGCTCTTGGCAAGGGGTGAATATTGCCCAAAAACTCTCCGAGACTCTCCAGTTACCCGCTCTCCTCCTCAATGATGGAGACGCGGGCGCTTACCGGGAATACAGCATCCGCGAGGCTCAAAATCAGGCTTCTTCTGTCATGGCTCAGTTTATTACCGGAACAGGATTAGGCGGCGCTTTGATTGTCAACGGGAAAATCTGGTCGGCTCCGGCAGTTTCGGCAGAATTCGGTCATATTTGTATTGATAGCTCGGAAAATGCGGACCTGTGCGGATGTGGTGCGAGGGGATGTGCAGAAACCAGAGCCTCTTTATTGGGTCTGAGAAATATGGTTAAACACCGACAGGCTAAGGGGAATGTACCGGAAGCGTTACAAGGAGATCCCATGGAGGTGGCGAAAAACCTGCGTCGCTTGGGTCAAATGGATGAGCCTCTGTCGGATGTTGTGGCTATTTGGCAAGAGTATTTTACCAGCCTCGGTATAGCGGCTCGTAATGTGGTCAATACCATAGGCTGTGACCTGATTGTGATTTCTGGGGGAGCGCAAGAAAAGGAAAAAACGGCATCGGAGGGAGCATATCAACGATTCAAACAAAATGCGATCGCCTGGGTTCGTCAGGAAATTGACCATAGTTTCCCCCATCTCACCCAGACCAGGGTGGAATGGTCTATTGATACGCTCCCAGATAGTGCTGCTTACGGTGCGGCTCAATATGCGAGTGTAACCGCGAACTCGTAG
- the ruvB gene encoding Holliday junction branch migration DNA helicase RuvB, giving the protein MAIISSHNSRPHKPAREPSSTYQVKPPAEESLLIPSPTSEEKNNPKPEEKIRPQQLADYIGQRDLKQVLEIAIAAAKSRREPLDHLLLYGPPGLGKTTMALILATEMGVKCQITTAPSLEKPRDIAGLLVNQKPGEILFIDEIHRLSKMAEEILYPAMEDSRLDITIGQGRSARTRSIPLNKFTIVGATTRIGALTSPLRDRFGLIQRLRFYEVDELAQIVNRTAKLLKTPITPEGALEIARRSRGTPRIANRLLRRVRDYLEVKASGDITGEIAAIALELFNVDPLGLDWTDQHLLRIIIENFNGGPVGLETLAAASGEDAQTLEEVQEPYLMQIGFIQRTHRGRIATAKAWQHLGYEPPQKQLSLFG; this is encoded by the coding sequence ATGGCAATTATATCTTCTCACAATTCCCGCCCACATAAGCCAGCCCGCGAACCTTCATCTACCTATCAGGTGAAGCCACCAGCGGAGGAGTCCCTACTGATACCATCACCCACCTCTGAGGAAAAAAACAATCCCAAACCCGAAGAAAAAATTAGACCCCAACAACTAGCCGACTATATTGGTCAACGGGATCTCAAACAGGTATTGGAAATTGCGATCGCCGCTGCTAAGTCTCGCCGGGAACCCCTCGACCATTTGTTACTTTATGGACCTCCCGGACTCGGTAAAACTACCATGGCGCTAATTTTGGCAACAGAAATGGGCGTCAAATGCCAAATTACTACTGCGCCTTCCCTGGAAAAACCGAGGGATATTGCCGGACTTTTGGTTAATCAAAAACCCGGAGAGATTTTGTTTATTGATGAGATTCACCGCCTCTCTAAAATGGCCGAAGAAATCCTTTATCCTGCTATGGAAGACTCTCGTTTAGATATCACTATTGGTCAGGGACGTAGTGCGAGGACGCGCAGCATTCCCTTAAATAAGTTTACTATTGTCGGCGCAACTACCAGAATCGGTGCTTTGACTTCTCCCCTGCGCGATCGCTTTGGGTTAATTCAACGTTTGCGTTTTTATGAAGTTGATGAACTCGCCCAAATTGTCAACCGTACCGCTAAACTATTAAAAACTCCCATTACTCCCGAAGGTGCCTTAGAAATTGCCCGACGTTCCCGAGGAACTCCCCGAATTGCTAATCGTTTATTAAGACGGGTACGGGATTATTTGGAAGTCAAAGCATCCGGGGATATTACCGGAGAAATTGCCGCGATCGCCTTAGAATTATTTAATGTAGATCCCCTCGGTTTGGATTGGACGGATCAGCATTTACTCCGCATCATTATCGAAAATTTCAATGGGGGACCCGTCGGCTTGGAAACCCTAGCAGCAGCCAGCGGCGAAGATGCCCAAACCTTGGAGGAAGTCCAGGAACCCTATCTTATGCAAATTGGCTTTATACAGCGGACTCATCGCGGTAGAATCGCCACCGCTAAGGCTTGGCAACATTTGGGTTATGAACCACCACAAAAACAGCTTTCTTTGTTTGGTTAA